From Zalophus californianus isolate mZalCal1 chromosome 16, mZalCal1.pri.v2, whole genome shotgun sequence, one genomic window encodes:
- the PHOSPHO1 gene encoding phosphoethanolamine/phosphocholine phosphatase isoform X1 produces MSGCFPVAGLRCLSRVCRGLAREAPTSPSPTASAARCLRTLAETPPADVFLPGNWSWMCQRLWPWPANQPLPGRPAPRPLSLAPSSSSCSSPPCSQDGGMAAQGAPRFLLTFDFDETIVDENSDDSIVRAAPGQRLPESLRATYREGFYNEYMQRVFQYLGEQGVRPRDLRAIYEAIPLSPGMSDLLQFVAKQGSCFEVILISDANTFGVESALRAAGHHGLFRRILSNPSGPDARGLLALRPFHTHSCARCPANMCKHKVLSDYLRERAHEGVHFERLFYVGDGANDFCPMGLLAGGDVAFPRRGYPMHRLIQEAQKAEPSSFRASVVPWETATDVRLHLQQGTPDPESLRVAPESQRREMRLSTDSLRPRSCFTYRVSTLHPFSSCLPSRAPPHRPPPSASPKWGVGRGGAGGNSRLLAVERGSTLSGWGPSSLGRRSARRCLLSPQPRLWSKRPGTLPKSPRGLGSLRPPPPVWNRKP; encoded by the exons ATGAGCGGGTGTTTTCCAGTTGCTGGCCTCCGATGCCTGTCTAGG GTATGTCGTGGCCTGGCGCGGGAAGCTCCTACCTCCCCAAGCCCCACTGCTTCTGCTGCCCGCTGCCTTCGGACTCTGGCAGAAACCCCACCCGCTGACGTGTTCCTCCCAGGGAATTG GTCTTGGATGTGCCAGCGCCTCTGGCCATGGCCCGCTAACCAGCCTCTCCCCGGCCGGCCCGCGCCGCGCCCCCTCTCGcttgctccctcctcctcctcctgctcctcccccccctgCTCCCAGGACGGCGGGATGGCCGCGCAGGGCGCGCCGCGCTTCCTCCTGACCTTTGACTTCGACGAGACGATCGTGGACGAAAACAGCGACGACTCGATCGTGCGCGCCGCGCCGGGCCAGCGGCTGCCCGAGAGCCTGCGGGCCACCTACCGCGAGGGCTTCTACAACGAGTACATGCAGCGCGTCTTCCAGTACCTGGGCGAGCAGGGCGTGCGGCCGCGGGACCTGCGCGCCATCTACGAGGCCATCCCCCTGTCGCCCGGCATGAGCGACCTGCTGCAGTTCGTGGCCAAGCAGGGCTCCTGCTTCGAGGTGATCCTCATCTCGGATGCCAACACCTTCGGCGTGGAGAGCGCGCTGCGCGCCGCGGGCCACCACGGCCTGTTCCGCCGCATCCTCAGCAACCCGTCGGGGCCCGACGCGCGGGGGCTGCTGGCACTGCGGCCCTTCCACACGCACAGCTGCGCGCGCTGCCCCGCCAACATGTGCAAGCACAAGGTGCTCAGCGACTACCTGCGCGAGCGGGCCCACGAGGGCGTGCACTTCGAGCGCCTTTTCTACGTGGGCGACGGCGCCAACGACTTCTGCCCCATGGGGCTGCTGGCGGGCGGCGACGTGGCCTTCCCGCGCCGCGGCTATCCCATGCACCGCCTTATCCAGGAGGCGCAGAAGGCCGAGCCCAGCTCCTTCCGCGCCAGCGTGGTGCCCTGGGAAACGGCCACCGACGTGCGCCTCCATCTGCAACAG GGAACTCCCGACCCCGAAAGCCTCCGGGTCGCGCCGGAATCCCAGCGGAGAGAGATGAGGCTCTCCACCGACAGCCTCAGGCCTAGGTCTTGCTTCACCTACCGCGTCTCCACACTACACCCTTTTTCTTCTTGCCTCCCTTCCCGCGCCCCACCCCACCGCCCACCCCCATCAGCATCCCCAAAGTggggcgtggggcgggggggagccgGAGGGAACAGTCGCCTCCTGGCGGTGGAACGAGGTAGCACATTGTCCGGCTGGGGTCCATCCAGCCTGGGACGTCGCAGCGCGCGACGGTGTCTCCTCTCACCCCAGCCTCGTCTATGGAGCAAGAGACCAGGGACTTTACCAAAGTCGCCCCGCGGGCTGGGCTCTCTGCGCCCCCCTCCTCCAGTATGGAACAGAAAGCCATGA
- the PHOSPHO1 gene encoding phosphoethanolamine/phosphocholine phosphatase isoform X5, protein MSGCFPVAGLRCLSRVCRGLAREAPTSPSPTASAARCLRTLAETPPADVFLPGNWSWMCQRLWPWPANQPLPGRPAPRPLSLAPSSSSCSSPPCSQDGGMAAQGAPRFLLTFDFDETIVDENSDDSIVRAAPGQRLPESLRATYREGFYNEYMQRVFQYLGEQGVRPRDLRAIYEAIPLSPGMSDLLQFVAKQGSCFEVILISDANTFGVESALRAAGHHGLFRRILSNPSGPDARGLLALRPFHTHSCARCPANMCKHKVLSDYLRERAHEGVHFERLFYVGDGANDFCPMGLLAGGDVAFPRRGYPMHRLIQEAQKAEPSSFRASVVPWETATDVRLHLQQVLKTC, encoded by the exons ATGAGCGGGTGTTTTCCAGTTGCTGGCCTCCGATGCCTGTCTAGG GTATGTCGTGGCCTGGCGCGGGAAGCTCCTACCTCCCCAAGCCCCACTGCTTCTGCTGCCCGCTGCCTTCGGACTCTGGCAGAAACCCCACCCGCTGACGTGTTCCTCCCAGGGAATTG GTCTTGGATGTGCCAGCGCCTCTGGCCATGGCCCGCTAACCAGCCTCTCCCCGGCCGGCCCGCGCCGCGCCCCCTCTCGcttgctccctcctcctcctcctgctcctcccccccctgCTCCCAGGACGGCGGGATGGCCGCGCAGGGCGCGCCGCGCTTCCTCCTGACCTTTGACTTCGACGAGACGATCGTGGACGAAAACAGCGACGACTCGATCGTGCGCGCCGCGCCGGGCCAGCGGCTGCCCGAGAGCCTGCGGGCCACCTACCGCGAGGGCTTCTACAACGAGTACATGCAGCGCGTCTTCCAGTACCTGGGCGAGCAGGGCGTGCGGCCGCGGGACCTGCGCGCCATCTACGAGGCCATCCCCCTGTCGCCCGGCATGAGCGACCTGCTGCAGTTCGTGGCCAAGCAGGGCTCCTGCTTCGAGGTGATCCTCATCTCGGATGCCAACACCTTCGGCGTGGAGAGCGCGCTGCGCGCCGCGGGCCACCACGGCCTGTTCCGCCGCATCCTCAGCAACCCGTCGGGGCCCGACGCGCGGGGGCTGCTGGCACTGCGGCCCTTCCACACGCACAGCTGCGCGCGCTGCCCCGCCAACATGTGCAAGCACAAGGTGCTCAGCGACTACCTGCGCGAGCGGGCCCACGAGGGCGTGCACTTCGAGCGCCTTTTCTACGTGGGCGACGGCGCCAACGACTTCTGCCCCATGGGGCTGCTGGCGGGCGGCGACGTGGCCTTCCCGCGCCGCGGCTATCCCATGCACCGCCTTATCCAGGAGGCGCAGAAGGCCGAGCCCAGCTCCTTCCGCGCCAGCGTGGTGCCCTGGGAAACGGCCACCGACGTGCGCCTCCATCTGCAACAGGTGCTGAAGACGTGCTGA
- the PHOSPHO1 gene encoding phosphoethanolamine/phosphocholine phosphatase isoform X3, with the protein MSGCFPVAGLRCLSRDGGMAAQGAPRFLLTFDFDETIVDENSDDSIVRAAPGQRLPESLRATYREGFYNEYMQRVFQYLGEQGVRPRDLRAIYEAIPLSPGMSDLLQFVAKQGSCFEVILISDANTFGVESALRAAGHHGLFRRILSNPSGPDARGLLALRPFHTHSCARCPANMCKHKVLSDYLRERAHEGVHFERLFYVGDGANDFCPMGLLAGGDVAFPRRGYPMHRLIQEAQKAEPSSFRASVVPWETATDVRLHLQQGTPDPESLRVAPESQRREMRLSTDSLRPRSCFTYRVSTLHPFSSCLPSRAPPHRPPPSASPKWGVGRGGAGGNSRLLAVERGSTLSGWGPSSLGRRSARRCLLSPQPRLWSKRPGTLPKSPRGLGSLRPPPPVWNRKP; encoded by the exons ATGAGCGGGTGTTTTCCAGTTGCTGGCCTCCGATGCCTGTCTAGG GACGGCGGGATGGCCGCGCAGGGCGCGCCGCGCTTCCTCCTGACCTTTGACTTCGACGAGACGATCGTGGACGAAAACAGCGACGACTCGATCGTGCGCGCCGCGCCGGGCCAGCGGCTGCCCGAGAGCCTGCGGGCCACCTACCGCGAGGGCTTCTACAACGAGTACATGCAGCGCGTCTTCCAGTACCTGGGCGAGCAGGGCGTGCGGCCGCGGGACCTGCGCGCCATCTACGAGGCCATCCCCCTGTCGCCCGGCATGAGCGACCTGCTGCAGTTCGTGGCCAAGCAGGGCTCCTGCTTCGAGGTGATCCTCATCTCGGATGCCAACACCTTCGGCGTGGAGAGCGCGCTGCGCGCCGCGGGCCACCACGGCCTGTTCCGCCGCATCCTCAGCAACCCGTCGGGGCCCGACGCGCGGGGGCTGCTGGCACTGCGGCCCTTCCACACGCACAGCTGCGCGCGCTGCCCCGCCAACATGTGCAAGCACAAGGTGCTCAGCGACTACCTGCGCGAGCGGGCCCACGAGGGCGTGCACTTCGAGCGCCTTTTCTACGTGGGCGACGGCGCCAACGACTTCTGCCCCATGGGGCTGCTGGCGGGCGGCGACGTGGCCTTCCCGCGCCGCGGCTATCCCATGCACCGCCTTATCCAGGAGGCGCAGAAGGCCGAGCCCAGCTCCTTCCGCGCCAGCGTGGTGCCCTGGGAAACGGCCACCGACGTGCGCCTCCATCTGCAACAG GGAACTCCCGACCCCGAAAGCCTCCGGGTCGCGCCGGAATCCCAGCGGAGAGAGATGAGGCTCTCCACCGACAGCCTCAGGCCTAGGTCTTGCTTCACCTACCGCGTCTCCACACTACACCCTTTTTCTTCTTGCCTCCCTTCCCGCGCCCCACCCCACCGCCCACCCCCATCAGCATCCCCAAAGTggggcgtggggcgggggggagccgGAGGGAACAGTCGCCTCCTGGCGGTGGAACGAGGTAGCACATTGTCCGGCTGGGGTCCATCCAGCCTGGGACGTCGCAGCGCGCGACGGTGTCTCCTCTCACCCCAGCCTCGTCTATGGAGCAAGAGACCAGGGACTTTACCAAAGTCGCCCCGCGGGCTGGGCTCTCTGCGCCCCCCTCCTCCAGTATGGAACAGAAAGCCATGA
- the PHOSPHO1 gene encoding phosphoethanolamine/phosphocholine phosphatase isoform X2, with protein sequence MCQRLWPWPANQPLPGRPAPRPLSLAPSSSSCSSPPCSQDGGMAAQGAPRFLLTFDFDETIVDENSDDSIVRAAPGQRLPESLRATYREGFYNEYMQRVFQYLGEQGVRPRDLRAIYEAIPLSPGMSDLLQFVAKQGSCFEVILISDANTFGVESALRAAGHHGLFRRILSNPSGPDARGLLALRPFHTHSCARCPANMCKHKVLSDYLRERAHEGVHFERLFYVGDGANDFCPMGLLAGGDVAFPRRGYPMHRLIQEAQKAEPSSFRASVVPWETATDVRLHLQQGTPDPESLRVAPESQRREMRLSTDSLRPRSCFTYRVSTLHPFSSCLPSRAPPHRPPPSASPKWGVGRGGAGGNSRLLAVERGSTLSGWGPSSLGRRSARRCLLSPQPRLWSKRPGTLPKSPRGLGSLRPPPPVWNRKP encoded by the exons ATGTGCCAGCGCCTCTGGCCATGGCCCGCTAACCAGCCTCTCCCCGGCCGGCCCGCGCCGCGCCCCCTCTCGcttgctccctcctcctcctcctgctcctcccccccctgCTCCCAGGACGGCGGGATGGCCGCGCAGGGCGCGCCGCGCTTCCTCCTGACCTTTGACTTCGACGAGACGATCGTGGACGAAAACAGCGACGACTCGATCGTGCGCGCCGCGCCGGGCCAGCGGCTGCCCGAGAGCCTGCGGGCCACCTACCGCGAGGGCTTCTACAACGAGTACATGCAGCGCGTCTTCCAGTACCTGGGCGAGCAGGGCGTGCGGCCGCGGGACCTGCGCGCCATCTACGAGGCCATCCCCCTGTCGCCCGGCATGAGCGACCTGCTGCAGTTCGTGGCCAAGCAGGGCTCCTGCTTCGAGGTGATCCTCATCTCGGATGCCAACACCTTCGGCGTGGAGAGCGCGCTGCGCGCCGCGGGCCACCACGGCCTGTTCCGCCGCATCCTCAGCAACCCGTCGGGGCCCGACGCGCGGGGGCTGCTGGCACTGCGGCCCTTCCACACGCACAGCTGCGCGCGCTGCCCCGCCAACATGTGCAAGCACAAGGTGCTCAGCGACTACCTGCGCGAGCGGGCCCACGAGGGCGTGCACTTCGAGCGCCTTTTCTACGTGGGCGACGGCGCCAACGACTTCTGCCCCATGGGGCTGCTGGCGGGCGGCGACGTGGCCTTCCCGCGCCGCGGCTATCCCATGCACCGCCTTATCCAGGAGGCGCAGAAGGCCGAGCCCAGCTCCTTCCGCGCCAGCGTGGTGCCCTGGGAAACGGCCACCGACGTGCGCCTCCATCTGCAACAG GGAACTCCCGACCCCGAAAGCCTCCGGGTCGCGCCGGAATCCCAGCGGAGAGAGATGAGGCTCTCCACCGACAGCCTCAGGCCTAGGTCTTGCTTCACCTACCGCGTCTCCACACTACACCCTTTTTCTTCTTGCCTCCCTTCCCGCGCCCCACCCCACCGCCCACCCCCATCAGCATCCCCAAAGTggggcgtggggcgggggggagccgGAGGGAACAGTCGCCTCCTGGCGGTGGAACGAGGTAGCACATTGTCCGGCTGGGGTCCATCCAGCCTGGGACGTCGCAGCGCGCGACGGTGTCTCCTCTCACCCCAGCCTCGTCTATGGAGCAAGAGACCAGGGACTTTACCAAAGTCGCCCCGCGGGCTGGGCTCTCTGCGCCCCCCTCCTCCAGTATGGAACAGAAAGCCATGA
- the PHOSPHO1 gene encoding phosphoethanolamine/phosphocholine phosphatase isoform X4, with translation MAAQGAPRFLLTFDFDETIVDENSDDSIVRAAPGQRLPESLRATYREGFYNEYMQRVFQYLGEQGVRPRDLRAIYEAIPLSPGMSDLLQFVAKQGSCFEVILISDANTFGVESALRAAGHHGLFRRILSNPSGPDARGLLALRPFHTHSCARCPANMCKHKVLSDYLRERAHEGVHFERLFYVGDGANDFCPMGLLAGGDVAFPRRGYPMHRLIQEAQKAEPSSFRASVVPWETATDVRLHLQQGTPDPESLRVAPESQRREMRLSTDSLRPRSCFTYRVSTLHPFSSCLPSRAPPHRPPPSASPKWGVGRGGAGGNSRLLAVERGSTLSGWGPSSLGRRSARRCLLSPQPRLWSKRPGTLPKSPRGLGSLRPPPPVWNRKP, from the exons ATGGCCGCGCAGGGCGCGCCGCGCTTCCTCCTGACCTTTGACTTCGACGAGACGATCGTGGACGAAAACAGCGACGACTCGATCGTGCGCGCCGCGCCGGGCCAGCGGCTGCCCGAGAGCCTGCGGGCCACCTACCGCGAGGGCTTCTACAACGAGTACATGCAGCGCGTCTTCCAGTACCTGGGCGAGCAGGGCGTGCGGCCGCGGGACCTGCGCGCCATCTACGAGGCCATCCCCCTGTCGCCCGGCATGAGCGACCTGCTGCAGTTCGTGGCCAAGCAGGGCTCCTGCTTCGAGGTGATCCTCATCTCGGATGCCAACACCTTCGGCGTGGAGAGCGCGCTGCGCGCCGCGGGCCACCACGGCCTGTTCCGCCGCATCCTCAGCAACCCGTCGGGGCCCGACGCGCGGGGGCTGCTGGCACTGCGGCCCTTCCACACGCACAGCTGCGCGCGCTGCCCCGCCAACATGTGCAAGCACAAGGTGCTCAGCGACTACCTGCGCGAGCGGGCCCACGAGGGCGTGCACTTCGAGCGCCTTTTCTACGTGGGCGACGGCGCCAACGACTTCTGCCCCATGGGGCTGCTGGCGGGCGGCGACGTGGCCTTCCCGCGCCGCGGCTATCCCATGCACCGCCTTATCCAGGAGGCGCAGAAGGCCGAGCCCAGCTCCTTCCGCGCCAGCGTGGTGCCCTGGGAAACGGCCACCGACGTGCGCCTCCATCTGCAACAG GGAACTCCCGACCCCGAAAGCCTCCGGGTCGCGCCGGAATCCCAGCGGAGAGAGATGAGGCTCTCCACCGACAGCCTCAGGCCTAGGTCTTGCTTCACCTACCGCGTCTCCACACTACACCCTTTTTCTTCTTGCCTCCCTTCCCGCGCCCCACCCCACCGCCCACCCCCATCAGCATCCCCAAAGTggggcgtggggcgggggggagccgGAGGGAACAGTCGCCTCCTGGCGGTGGAACGAGGTAGCACATTGTCCGGCTGGGGTCCATCCAGCCTGGGACGTCGCAGCGCGCGACGGTGTCTCCTCTCACCCCAGCCTCGTCTATGGAGCAAGAGACCAGGGACTTTACCAAAGTCGCCCCGCGGGCTGGGCTCTCTGCGCCCCCCTCCTCCAGTATGGAACAGAAAGCCATGA